The Meiothermus ruber DSM 1279 genome includes the window CGGGGGTGCCCGATACCATCATCAGCGGCGCAACCCAGCAGCGCATTCTGGGTGGGCAGCCCGACCGGGTCTTCGTGGAGGCGGCCATTAAGGCCAGCGCTGGGGTGGTGGTATGAAGGCCATAGCCAGCCTGGTGGTTTTTCTGGTGGCCTCCGCGGGGCTGGCCCAGGGCTTCAAGGTCGTAACCGTGGACGACCTCTACCGCGCGCTGCCCGATCCCAAAACCTTCGTTATTGATGTGCGCACCCCGCAGGAGTATGCCCGGGGGCACGTTCCCGGAGCGGTTAACTGGCCCCTGCAACAGATCGAGCAATGGTGGAGCAAAGTCCCCAAGGATCGGGTGGTCTACGTCAAGTGTAACACCCAGAACCGCAGCAGGGTTGCCGTGCAGTACCTGCTCTCCAGGGGGTATCGGAATCTGAACCTGGTTACCGGGGGCATTCAGGCCTGGATGGCCCGCGGGTATCCCACCACCCGATAAAGGAGCTTTTGCCATGACCACCGTCCCTGAAGCACCCCCGAATCTTCGCTTTGACGTGCAGGATAAAACCCGGATCATCCACCGGCTGCGCCGCCTGGAAGGTCAGGTGCGCGGTCTGCAAAAGATGGTGGAGGAAGACCGGGAATGCCGGGAAATCCTCACCCTCCTGAGCGGGGTTAAGCGTGCACTGGACTCGGTGGGGGAGGAGATCCTGGAGGCCTACCTGGCCCGCTGCCAGGCTGGCCCAGGGCAGCCCCAACCCGCCCAGGTGATCGAGGTGGTGCGGCTTTTGCGGAAGTAATACCGTTTCCGCTTGAATCCTTCACTGTTGAACGCAGTCAGAGGTGAAGTATTCAAGCCGACCGAAGGGAGTAGAAAAGCATTTCGGTAGTATCGTTTAGGCTTGCCGAAGTGAACGATACTACCGAAATGCGTATAAGACCACCAACTGGCTAATCTTCTGCAAGCTGACTGGAGATCAGGGCAGGGTGAATTCGGTCGCGGCCCGCTTGTTTTGCTTTGTAGAGGGCCTGGTCGGCTTGCTCGAGCCAGCGCTGCACGGTGGCCATCGAGGGGGGGATTTCGCCGCCGGCCAGACCGGCCGAGATGCTTAGCTGCCAGGCGATGGGGCTGATCTGCAGGGCCCGCACCTCGCTCTGGATGCGCTCCAGCACCCGGTAGGCGTCCTCGAGGTCGGCCCCGAACAGCACCAGCGCAAACTCCTCTCCCCCCAATCGCACCGCCAGGTCGTCGCTCCGGCTGGCCTTGCGCAATACCTCGGCCAACTGTTTAAGCAGCTTGTCGCCGACCGGGTGGCCGTAGGTGTCGTTGACCTGTTTGAAGCGGTCGAGATCCAGCAGGGCCAGGGTGATGGGTTTGCTGCGCTCGCTCGCCAGGCGAATCAGGCGCTGCATCTGGCGCTCAAAACCCCGGTGAGCGGGTCGGTGTAGGCCTTGCTGCGCCATTCGTTGAGGGTCAGGGAGAGCCGCAGCCGCTCGGTGAGCAGGGGGGCCAGGGCTTCCAGCCTGCGGGTGTCTTTGGGTGCGCTGGAGAAGTAAAGCCGTCCCTCGGTGGGGGTGTCCAGGGCCAGCTCGAAGGTATAGACGTAAGGGCCGTTCTGCCCTGCCCGAATGGTTACGTCGGAGCGCACCTCGATCCCCACCAGGTTGCCGTACAGAGGTTGGAGCCCCTCCATCACGCTGTGCAGCACCCCTTGGGGCGTGAGGTTTTGGGTGGACTGGGCTTTGCTGGAGAGGCTCTCGAGCAGGTTGATCCAGAGCTCGAGCTGCCGCTCGGCTTTGATAATCCGCTGATAGACCCCCCAGCCCACGCCGCCCAGGGTGACCAGCACCACATAGCCCCATCCCACCAAGACCATGCTGTGGAACGGGTGCGCAACCTGGGAAGGCCATCCCAGCAGCACCAGGCTGCCCAGCAAGCCACCCAGCACAAACCCCAGCAAACCTTTGCCCAGGCGGGCCTCGGTGGCCTCGAGGTAGCCTCCCCAGCCGATCAGCACGAAGCCCAGGGCCCAGACCGGATACACAAACCCGCCGGGGGGCCAGCCCAGCGCCAGGGCCCAGCTACCCCCGGCCTTGAAGATCAGCCCCAGGCCCCAGATCAGGCGGCTTTCACCAGCCTGTCCGTGCAAAGCCGATTCTAGAAGGGGCAGGGCCAGCAGCACCGGTAGCAGGTCGGTTAGCCACACCATCTGAGAAGAGCGGTTTGGAAGAACAGACAGGGCAGTTACCAGGGCGGCCAGTGCAAAGGGTAGCAGGGCCAGGGTCAGGCGGGGGGGTTCGTACAGGGGCAGTTGGCGCAGGGTGGCGGCCCAGGTCAGCGCGGCGGCGAACAGCAGGACGCCAGAGGGTGTCAGCGGGGCCTCGAGGCCCCCCTGGCGCTCGAGGAGCCAGACCGCAGCCTGCACGCCCCAGAGCAGCGTTCCCAGACTGGCCCAGCGCCAGACCGGCTCGGCCCGGGCCGGCCAACAAAGCGCCAGACCAGAGGCAACAGCCAGCAACAAGAGCCCGACTTCGGGGTGTACTCCCATCACCTTCATGAAAGTAGCATTGACATGGAAGGAAGTATCCGAAAAATGCACATTACTACGTTAATTTTGTTCGAATTTCCCGTTAACTGAAGCGGGCTTTCTTAATCTCGTGGGTTCACGGGCCAACCCAACCCGATAAATTCGGGCTATGTTCAAGGTGGTGCTTTACCAACCCGAAATTCCCCAGAACGCCGGCAACATCGCCCGTACCTGCGCGGCCACCGGGGCCGAGCTGCACCTGATTCGCCCGCTGGGCTTCCAGTGGAACAGCGCCAAACTGCGGCGGGCCGGGCTGGATTACTGGCCCGAGGTAGATTACGTTTTGCACGACTCCTGGAGGGCTTTCCTGGAAACCCTGCCCCCGGATGGCCGGATCTGGGCCTTTAGCAGCAAGGTGTCACGGCTGTACACCGAGGTGCGCTACCAACCCGGCGATTACCTTTTGTTTGGGCCGGAAAGCCGCGGGCTCCCCAGCGAGGTATTAGAGCGCTTTCCCGGTGTGACCATTCCTATGCCGGGCAGGGGCGGGCGCTCGCTTAACCTGGCGGTGGCGGTGGGGGTGGGGCTGTACGAGGCGCTGAGGCAGGTAGGATGGGGCTTCCGGGCCGCCCGAAACCTTGGCGCTACTTAGCCAGCCGGGTGAGTGCGAAGCGCAGCGCCTCGATGGCTTTCAGGAACTCGGGGATTTCCAGGTGTTCGTTGGGGGTGTGGTCGAGGGTGGAGTCCCCCGGCCCGTAGGCCACCATCGGCACCTTCCAGTGCGGGGCCACAATGTTCATGTCCGAGGTACCGGTTTTGTACTTGAACACCGGCTCGCCCCCGGCCTGGCGGATGCCGATGCGCAGGGCGCGGGTGAGGGGGGTGTCCTTGGGGCCCACATAGGGCACCTCGCGCCCGGAGAAGTCGAGATCCAGAACCGGCGGGGCGTAGGCCGAAAGATGCCGGACGGCCTCCTCGACCGAGAGGCGGGGCGGGAGGCGCAGGTCGAACTTCATCTCGGCGAGCTGGCGGGTGTCGGGGTGCTCAATGCGGAAGTCGCGCAGGTTGTACTGCACCTGGTTGAAGGGCCCCTGGCCGCTGTTCATGGCCTCGGCCCAGGCCTTGATGCTCACGAAGTAGCTGATGAGCTCCTCGGCAGCGTTGGGCTCGTGGTGAGCCGAGTGGAAGTTATCCTTCTCGCGGCGCACCCGTACCAGCAGGCGGCCCTTGTAGCCCAGGGTGATGCCCTGCCAGCTCGAGGGTTCCCCAATCACCACGTAATCGGGCTTGAGCTTGTCCACCACGTAGCGGGCGCCCTTGGAGCTGGGCACCTCTTCCTCGGTGGCGCCCACCAGGTGGATGGTGAGCTTCTGCAAGACCTCCGGCGGGAGGCTGGCGGCAGCCAGAATGAAGGTTACGAAGGGCCCCTTGGCGTCCACCGAGCCGCGGCCAAACAGCTTCTGGCCCTCGAGGCGCACCGGTACCTCGCCGGGCACGGTGTCGATGTGACCCAGAAGCACCACCTGCACCGGCCCCGTGCCAATCTGACCGCGGGCGTTGTCGGCTTCGTCCACCCAGGCTTTGGTAAAGCCCAACCTTCGCATGCCCTCGGCCAGGTATTGGGCTACCGCGCGCTCC containing:
- a CDS encoding rhodanese-like domain-containing protein; the protein is MKAIASLVVFLVASAGLAQGFKVVTVDDLYRALPDPKTFVIDVRTPQEYARGHVPGAVNWPLQQIEQWWSKVPKDRVVYVKCNTQNRSRVAVQYLLSRGYRNLNLVTGGIQAWMARGYPTTR
- a CDS encoding metal-sensitive transcriptional regulator produces the protein MTTVPEAPPNLRFDVQDKTRIIHRLRRLEGQVRGLQKMVEEDRECREILTLLSGVKRALDSVGEEILEAYLARCQAGPGQPQPAQVIEVVRLLRK
- a CDS encoding GGDEF domain-containing protein; protein product: MQRLIRLASERSKPITLALLDLDRFKQVNDTYGHPVGDKLLKQLAEVLRKASRSDDLAVRLGGEEFALVLFGADLEDAYRVLERIQSEVRALQISPIAWQLSISAGLAGGEIPPSMATVQRWLEQADQALYKAKQAGRDRIHPALISSQLAED
- a CDS encoding tRNA (cytidine(34)-2'-O)-methyltransferase, yielding MFKVVLYQPEIPQNAGNIARTCAATGAELHLIRPLGFQWNSAKLRRAGLDYWPEVDYVLHDSWRAFLETLPPDGRIWAFSSKVSRLYTEVRYQPGDYLLFGPESRGLPSEVLERFPGVTIPMPGRGGRSLNLAVAVGVGLYEALRQVGWGFRAARNLGAT
- a CDS encoding [LysW]-lysine hydrolase, which codes for MNTGLSLDPVEFLKGALEIPSVSGQERAVAQYLAEGMRRLGFTKAWVDEADNARGQIGTGPVQVVLLGHIDTVPGEVPVRLEGQKLFGRGSVDAKGPFVTFILAAASLPPEVLQKLTIHLVGATEEEVPSSKGARYVVDKLKPDYVVIGEPSSWQGITLGYKGRLLVRVRREKDNFHSAHHEPNAAEELISYFVSIKAWAEAMNSGQGPFNQVQYNLRDFRIEHPDTRQLAEMKFDLRLPPRLSVEEAVRHLSAYAPPVLDLDFSGREVPYVGPKDTPLTRALRIGIRQAGGEPVFKYKTGTSDMNIVAPHWKVPMVAYGPGDSTLDHTPNEHLEIPEFLKAIEALRFALTRLAK